A genomic window from Paramormyrops kingsleyae isolate MSU_618 chromosome 23, PKINGS_0.4, whole genome shotgun sequence includes:
- the kcng2 gene encoding voltage-gated potassium channel regulatory subunit KCNG2: MYQEVALLAGSAERQFSTFHVNPLENVHEITTNKGVFYKRASLLRQKEDAYHPEEDYGGAAVINVGGIKYRIPWTTLEEFPLTRLGKLRSCNNHEEIMNVCDDYDISCNEFFFDRNPSAFRAIVTFLAAGKLRLLREVCALSFQEELLYWGVEEASLEWCCLRKLRQRQEEEREAQRQDGGQATPPSEEAAPCPHVDEGRTAGCMHRLRDMVENPQSGLPGKIFACLSVVFVAITAVTLCISTMPDLRAQEERGECSQRCRNIFVLETVCVAWFSLEFLLRFIQTQRKCLFLRTPLNIIDVVAIVPYYITLIVDSLSAGERPAGSGNNYLEKVGLVLRVLRALRIFYVMRLARHSLGLQTLGLTVRRCTREFGLLLLFLCVAMALFSPLVFLAESEMGAKQEFTSIPGSYWWAVISMTTVGYGDMVPRSIPGQVVALSSILSGILLMAFPVTSIFHTFSRSYLELKEEQSRASRQKPDSHDSTKSQNSEDSQETDSSFPSMMEAAAHRKSTVAAAQRAVENRKSSNA, translated from the exons ATGTATCAGGAAGTGGCCCTTCTTGCCGGCAGTGCGGAGCGCCAGTTCTCCACCTTCCACGTGAACCCCCTGGAGAACGTGCACGAGATAACCACCAACAAAGGCGTCTTCTACAAGAGAGCCAGCTTGCTGAGGCAGAAGGAGGATGCGTACCACCCGGAGGAGGACTATGGGGGCGCCGCCGTCATCAACGTAGGCGGTATCAAGTACCGCATCCCCTGGACCACCCTGGAGGAATTCCCGCTCACCCGGCTCGGCAAGCTGAGGAGCTGCAACAACCACGAGGAGATCATGAACGTGTGTGACGACTACGACATCAGCTGCAACGAGTTCTTCTTCGACCGCAACCCGAGTGCCTTCCGCGCCATCGTCACCTTCCTGGCAGCGGGCAAACTGCGCCTCCTGCGTGAGGTCTGCGCCCTGTCCTTCCAGGAGGAGTTGCTCTactggggggtggaggaggcCAGCCTGGAGTGGTGCTGCCTGCGCAAGCTCCGCCAGAGGCAGGAGGAGGAGCGGGAGGCCCAAAGGCAGGATGGAGGGCAGGCTACGCCACCCAGCGAGGAGGCCGCACCCTGTCCCCATGTGGACGAGGGTCGCACGGCGGGCTGCATGCATAGGCTGAGGGACATGGTGGAGAACCCGCAGTCTGGGCTGCCCGGGAAGATCTTCGCCTGCCTTTCGGTCGTCTTCGTGGCCATCACGGCGGTCACGCTCTGCATAAGCACCATGCCCGACCTGCGGGCCCAGGAGGAGAGG ggcgAGTGCTCCCAGCGGTGTCGCAACATCTTCGTGCTGGAGACGGTGTGCGTGGCCTGGTTCTCCCTGGAATTCCTGCTGCGCTTCATCCAGACGCAGAGGAAGTGCCTCTTCTTGCGGACGCCGCTCAACATCATCGACGTGGTGGCCATCGTGCCCTACTATATCACGCTCATCGTGGACTCGCTGTCGGCAGGCGAGAGGCCCGCCGGCTCGGGGAACAACTACCTAGAGAAGGTGGGCCTTGTGCTGCGGGTGCTGCGGGCCCTGCGCATCTTCTACGTCATGCGGCTGGCTCGTCACTCGCTGGGCCTGCAGACGCTGGGCTTGACGGTGCGCCGCTGTACCCGCGAGTTCggcctgctgctgctcttcCTCTGCGTGGCCATGGCGCTCTTCTCACCTCTGGTCTTCTTGGCCGAGAGCGAGATGGGCGCCAAGCAGGAGTTCACCAGCATCCCGGGCAGCTATTGGTGGGCCGTCATCTCCATGACGACGGTGGGCTACGGGGACATGGTGCCGCGCAGCATCCCCGGCCAGGTGGTGGCGCTCAGCAGCATCCTGAGCGGCATCCTGCTCATGGCCTTTCCCGTCACCTCCATCTTCCACACCTTCTCGCGCTCCTACCTGGAGCTGAAGGAGGAGCAGAGCAGGGCATCCCGGCAGAAGCCGGACTCCCACGACAGCACCAAGTCGCAGAACAGCGAGGACTCGCAGGAGACGGACAGCTCCTTCCCCTCCATGATGGAGGCCGCAGCACACAGGAAGTCCACGGTCGCGGCGGCTCAGAGAGCTGTGGAAAACAGGAAGTCATCAAACGCCTAA